The nucleotide window AGGCGCTCCTTGTAGTTGgtggtgaagatgatgatgcgCTCCTCGCCGCTCGTCGACCAGAGCCCGTCGATGAAgttgagcagcccggacagcgTTACAGTATTCTGCTTTCGTTGTGCTCGCTGCCGCCGGGGGGTGTTGTCGGGGTCGGCGGCCGGCTCCGGCATGTTGCGGCTGCCTTCCTCTTCCCTTGACTTCTTGGCGTCGAAGCAGCAGTCGATGTCCTCGATGACGAGGATGGATTTGTTGCGCATGTTGATGAGCAGCATCTGGAGCGCTGAGTTGTCGGGCACCACGGAAAGGTCGAGGTCGTAGAGGTTGAACCGAAGGTAGTTGGCCATGGCGGCGACCAGGCTTGACTTGCCGGTCCCGGGCGGGCCGTAGAGCAGGTACCCGCGCTTCCACGGCTTGCCGATCCGCAAGTAATACTCCTTCCGCTTCAGGAAGCGGTCGAGGTCGTCCATGACGGCCTGCTTGAGCGACGGGTCCATGGCGAGCGTGGCGAAGGTGGCGGGGTGGTGGTAGTTGATGCCGTGCTGCCACGATGCCCCGTCGTTCTTGGAGATCTTCAGCGCGCGGGCACGCATCCGCAGCTGCTCCGCGGTGGACATGACGAAGGGTACGTACCGCTCGCTCACCGTGTCGGCGTCCTTGGCGTCGAAGCTGAGCTTGAAGTACTCCCCGGTGGTGCCGTCCTCGCCGCGGCCTGCGCGCACATACTTCCACACGACGTCGACGCCGTCGAAGTGGTCGCTGGTGGAGCCGTCGTGTTCCAGGCACAGAAGCGTGCtccagctgctgctgctccggtCAGGCTCCACGGGGAAGAGACCGAGGCCGAGACACGGCGTGGTGCGCGGGCTGATCTTGGTGGTCAGGTACTTGCGCGCGGCGTCGAAGAGCTCGTTCTCGCTGTACCCGGAGTCGAAGTCGCGGCGGATGACGAGGGCGTGCCGCTCCTTGTCAGAAGCGCCCAGTCGGGCGCGCACGTACGCTGCGGCCCGGCCGAGCGCGGCACGCAGCTCGGGAGGGAGGATGTCCCGCGCCATGCCGCGCGCCAGCATCACGTAGCCGGCCACCGAGGCTGCCGTGCCCAGCGCTTTCTTGCAGGTGTCCAGCACCGTCAGTGGCAAGCTTTCCATGGCTAACTTGCTACGATACCAACAACAGTCCCCTCACAGACGGTGCTGATGTGTGTTTTGAATGTTGATAATGTTCCGCTCTATTTATAGACAAGGCATGGTGACCATGCTGTACGAGGTTTCCAAGAGATTTTGTGTCTAATGTGTGAACGTTTGACTCTAAGTCTCATTTCATGTGTCCCACGTGCTCCACAAAAATAACTACTCTCTCcattccgaattacttgtcgtaggtatgaatgtatctagatatattttagttctagatacatccatttctgtaACAAGTAAAACGGATGGAGTAATTAAGAACTACTCTAGCAAAGTTATCTTATTGATCCTGTCGGCATACATACTAACCGTCAACATGGCGATTTTTGTCGGCTCTAGTAGCACCATCCGGAAGCGTGCCAACTAATTGCGGACGGCCAGGTGCCGACTACCCGCAACCATTAATGACATCCCCTTCCCTCCTCCATGTTTTCGCGCCGCCCCTTGACTACAAAAAAGCCGTTGCCATGGCGCAATGGCTGACAAGCTCCAGCTAGAACACCACCACACCCTCCGTGTAGCCATGGCCGAATAGCTTAACCCGACCCGAAATGGGTGCATCTCCCGAAGGAGGAAGAACGGATCCTAGATGAGGCTACAGAGGAGGAGGCTGACCTCATCACTGAGAAGGAGGTAGACGATCGCCTTTACGTGCTTGAGGTGGCGAAGAAGGATCCCACCTACGATGAGTGATCGGATGGGAATCTGACAACAGACACCATGAGTTCGACTCGCATGGCGGCTACAAGTTGATTCCTCATTAGCAGGAGAGACCTCAATCACGAGCTCACGTTGACCACCACGTGCTCCCTTTTCCCCTCACCGTTGAGGAGGCATGGAATGAGCGCTACAAGGCCTAAGCCTCAGACGTCCATCCCGACAAAATCTTCAAACATACTACCACCGAGAAGGCATTCCAGGCGAAGAGTGACTGCGGCGTCTGGCTACATTACAACGAGAAGAAGGCGGACTTGTCGCAGGAGAGGGAGCAGATCAGATGGCCCAAATTCAACACGGAGAAGGTGTCATGGACCGAGACGGATAACGGCATATTGGGTGTCCCCCTCCTCAGTGGACCGCCATACCGTCGTGAATAGACAATTAGTGGACTCATCACATATCCATGTGCCCCATGTAGTGCATTCACCATCATCATGATGAGGAGCAACTAGTGCTTTTCACAAGACATAAAAAGTCACCAGTTAAGTAAAAAATGTCACTAATCAACTTTTCGACCCCCTATGTAACCACTTGGTAATGTAGTGTTATCAAAAATTAGTTTTTCAATCCTTGAAATTGGGTGTGTGGATTTCTCAGTTGATGGGACACGAAAAtataaaagaaaaggaaagctATGGAGGCTGCATTATGTCCATTCCGTGTTTGCGCACAACCCTCATGGCCTCCATATCCATGTGAAGCGCACTCCATATGACAGATGCGGCAATTAGAGCTGCTCTAAGTACAGTAGTACACCTACCGACACACACTACCACATGTGCACTGTCGAagaacatctactcaaatcatagAGCTCTTGCAGCATGCCATGTGCCACACGCCTTTCACCGTGCACTACTAAAATCGACGAGTTTGCCTAGTATCCAAAATACTTAACAAAAGAAGAGACATTTCCTATTGTTACATCGGCAAGGCACACTCAGTGTACACTCTTCCAACTAAGTAACCTTTGCTGACCCTTTTTCATACGTACTTGCCTAGTGTTTTTCTTGAGTGCCGCTCCATATGGTGGATGGTGATTGCCGATATAGCCTAGTGTTTCTCCAAGTATAGTAGCACACCTACCGACACACACTACCACATGTGTATTGTTGTAGAAAATCCGCATACTACTGAAATCATAGAGCTTATGCGGCACGCCATGCGCAAGGCTTGCGTATCCGGTAACAGTGCACTCGGGTAATACATTGCCGAGTATTAACACTTGGCAAAACACACTCAATGTACACCCTTTCAGCAAATACACCTTGCGAAGAAACGATAAGGAGAACGAAGAAAGAACATGGATCATTGGATCTCACAAGGATGAATGGCAGAGATGTCTGATCCGTAGAATGGTCGGTTTGACCAATCAAAATGCAGCATAATTCAGCTACTATTTTTCTTTGTCTTGTATAGAAGGGTTAAAGGTGTATTATTTACTAATGTGATGGGAGTTCATTGAGTTCAATCCGCATACTCCACATTTTTTTTGTTTccatttttagttttttttatCTTCTTTCCTTTTTTTGTCTCTTTGCCGAATGTTTCTATAAGGAGACTCGCAGAGCCCCACAAAATGGGAGAATATCATAGGAAACCAACATTCAAGAAAAACTTCGTGGAAACCACGTCTGAaagtttcaaaaaaatctgaaaaaatgtGGGATGTCAAGAGGAAGATGTTCTATTGTCATGTGAAATTTCAAGTTAAAACACATCATGGGATGCGGGCTTTGAAAAAGACAAAATCATCATTGAATAGTGCCGAACTCCATACTATTCAATTATGATTTTCTCTTTTTCCTAGCTCACATCCAATGATGTGTTTAAACTTGAAATTTTGCAAGGCAATAGAACATCACCCTCTTAACATCCCACATTTCTTTGATATTTTTTTGGAAACTTCAAAACATCATTTTCGCTGGTATCCACCGAATGTTGGTTTTTGTATGATATTATCCCTTGTTATATTCCACCCAGTAGGCATGATGAGTGTCTAGGAGTTTTTGTGCTCAATGAGAACGCTTGACTATAAGTCTCATGTGTCTCATGAGTCATGTGTTGCCTTTGTTTCATAGTAGCCGACAAACTATACCCACGCAGCATTGTCGCGCAACGTCTGCTTAATAACAAAACAAATCATAGAGTAAGCATGATGAGTATCCTGTCTGAGGTTTCTAGGAGTGAGAACGCTTGACTATAAGTGTCATGTGTCTCACGAGGCATGTGCTTCGTTCATTTAAAACTCATAGACACACACTACCATAGGTGACACTATTCTCTATGAGGTTCCTAGGAGTTCCTCCGTCTAATGGAAATGCTTGACTATAAGTCTTATGTGTCTCACGGGTCAGGCGTTGCCTTAATTTCAAATTTACCAACACACACCACCACATGTGACATTGTCTCACAATATCCCCCAATGGTAACACTCGAGTGAAAGTTAGTGGCAAGCTTTTCATCGACAATTCGCCGTCAAAGATAGGATCCTCCACGCCACACAGACGCTGCTGAATGTTGATAGTGTTCCACTCAAATTATAGAGTAGATAGGATCCTCTCCACTGCACAGACGCTGCTTAATGTTGATAGCGTTCCTAGGAGTTGCATCGTCTAATGAGAACTCTTGAATCCAAATCTCATGTGTCTCATGACTCATGTGTTGCTTTCATTTGAATGTCACTGGTACACAATACCACGTGCGACTCTGTCGCACAACGTCCGCTTATTACTGAGGTCACAAACTGTCAAATTGCATGCCAATTACTTGTGTATGCCTCAAACCATACCATATGCTTActtaaaattctaaaataaaacTCTAAATTTGTAGCGTTAGGGTTTATGAACTTGTTAGTTCACTATTATTCCCTCTCCCCTGTGGGTATGTCTGGAAGAAGCCCTAGCCGCTGGCCTCTACCGCACCATCCCACCCCTCCCGCACTGTGAACACAAACTCATCTAGGAGGACCTATCGTGCCATCCCATGCGCCATCATCACTTAGATGACCACCGAGGCTGTCATGCCCAACACTTTCCTGCAGGCATCTGGCGCTCACCACCACCCCTCTAACTATGATATCTGAGTGATTGCCAGGTGCAACTTGTCCATGGTATGATTTGTGATGAGTGATTGTAATATTCCGCTCCAGTTATATAGTAGGCGTGATGAGTGTCCTCTACGAGATTTCTCAAAGTTTCCGCATCCAATGAGAATGCTTGACTATAAGTCTCATGTGTCTCACGAGTCATGTGTTTCCTTTGTTTCATAGTACCCGACAAACACTACCCATGCAACATTGTCGCGCAACATCTGCGTAATACCAAAACCAGTCATAGagtaagcatgatgagtatacTGTACGAGGTTCCTATGAGTCTCCGCTCATAATGAGTAGGCTTGACTATAAGTTTCATGTGTCTCACGAGTCATATGCTGCCTTCATTTAAAACTTATATGCAAACACTACCACGTGTGACACTATTCTCTATGAGGTTTCTAGGAGTTTCCCCGTCTAATGGAAACACTTGATTATAAGTCATATGTGTCTCATGAGTCAGGTTGCCTTCATTTTAATGTCACCAACACACACTACCACATGTGACACTGTCGCACAATGTCCCCCAATGGTGACACTGGAGTGAAAGTTAGTGCCAAGCTTTCCTAAGAATGCCAACATGACTTCCGGGACAATTCAATTTTTTCCCTTGCCAATCAACGTGCAAATGCAGTCACCAAAGTAATCAAAGAAGATATGGGTGACTGCCTTTTCTTTGTTCTTATTGAAGTGTGTCGTGATATATTGGTGAAAGAACAAATGGCCGTGCTTGTCATGTACGTATTGAAGTATGTTAAGTGTCTATGTGATTTTCCCCCTTTTGTTATATGTAGAGTGGGCCGAGTAATTACATGACTGTCTACTTCTACATGTATTTGAGCAAAAAAGGAGAGATTGTTGAAAGATTTTTAGGTATTAAGTATGTCCTAGACACAACATCTACTTCTTTAAGGAAGGCATTGTTGGAGGTTTTTGCTAAACACGGTCTTGTTGTTGCAAGACTATGTGGGCAAGCATATGATGGAGCATCTAATATGAGAGGATAATTCAATGGCCTTCAGAAGTTAATTCGAGATGAGAACCCATAAGCTTTCTATATCCACTGCTTTGCCCACCTACTACAACTGGTAGTTGTTGTTGTTTCGAGATGCTGCGAGTGCGTTGAGGATTTTTTTGAATATGTGACCATGATTGCCAATCTTAGTACTTCATCTTGCAAGAGGGAGCATAAATTGCTTGACACAAGCAAAAACAGATTCTTTTGGATAAGATTGAGAGAGGTGAGATGCCCACATGAAGAGAGAGAAATCAAGAAACATCCTTGGTCAGGCCTAGAGACACAAGATGGGGCTCTCAGTACACAACCTTATATCGCAATGAATCAATGTGGGATGCAGTcatagaagttttgggcattgtTGAGGATGATGTGTGTGTTCCATGTAGGGCAGGAGGTTTGGTTCATCAAATAGAGACTTTTAGCTTTGTGTTCATCTTGAAGATGATGTTGAAATTCTTCGTATCACAAATGGTTTATCTCTTCTATTGCAAAAGAAGGATCAAAATGTTGTTCGGGTATGCAATGCACCATGTTATATGTATCTAGTCTACTGATGTATAAATGCATCTAAAATTACAATTATCTCATTTCAAGTAATGTCATTGGTTACGGATGTGACAACACAGTTGATCAATTGAAGAAATGATGGTTGGGAGCCACTCTTGGAAGATGTCAAAGCCTTTTGCACCCAAAACGACATTCCAATACCAAGTATGGATGACATATTTACAAAGTGGGGTAAAACAAGAAAAGGTGGACGAAACAATGTCACGGCTGATCATTTTTTCTGTGTGGACACCTTCTATGCTGCTATAGATTCCATCACCACAGAGTTTGGTCATCGTTTTAATGAGGTATCTTCAGAGTTGCTCCAAAACTTCTCTTGTATTGACCCAAGAAACACCTTTTCTAGGTTCAATCTGAATAAGCTTGCTAGGCTCACAAAGATTTATCATGAGGATTTCTCATATATAATGAACGTGCACATATAGAAGATAACCTTGATCTATTCATTATCCATATGAGAAGAAATTGAAGACTTTAGAGCTTGTCATGATATTGCAAGCGTAGCTAAAAAAAtggttgaacttgaaaggcaTGTCATGGAGTACTATTTATTGCCTCCTTGATTTGGCTTTGCTACTACCGGTAGAGACGACAACCGTTGAAAGGGTCTTCTCATCAATGAAAATCATCAAGACCTAGTTGCGCAGCTAGATGTCCGATGGTTGGCTTAATGAGTTGATGGTTTGGTATATTGAGCGAGAGATCTTCAAAAGTACCGATCTTGGTAAAATTAAGGAAGATTTTTAGAAGGAGAGCAGGGCACTGTCATTGCATGGGTCTTCTAGACGCCATTGATAGCTTAATTATCAGTATGTTTTAGGTTGTTATTCTATTGAAACATGTCCACATTTTCATTGTATTTGGTTTTTCGTTTGTAGTGTGTGTTAACTCTTTCAATTTGCATAAAAAAGACTTCTCTTAATAATTAGCCACACCTTAAAAAAAATTGTCCTCCGGCTCTGGATGTGTACATGCTGAATACTGACAAGCAGGCCCTGCTCCAGTTATAGATGAGGCATCATCAGTGTCCAAAATGAGGTTTTCCACGAGTAAGCGTGCCTAATGATTATGCTTGACTCTAAGTCTCATGTGTCTCACGAGTCATGTGGTACCTTCATTTTGATGTGAAAACCGCTAATTACAATGGTACACACAGCCAACACAGACTACCACACGCGCATTGTCGCAAAAATGTACGCTTAATTCTGAAATCATGGAACTTCATCATTCATTCCAATTACTTAAACTATTTTTTCTCGCACCTACATATGGCTAGATTTGTATGGTAGTCCTACCTGTACCGAGAGATTACCAGTGTACTGTAACCAACCTCTTGGTTTTTCTTATTACGTTTTCTTGCAAGTCATTCTGAGTGCCTGACTAATTTTGGATAATGGAAGAGAACACTCCCATCTTCTACTATCACCGTAAAGTAGTGATCTAAGCACTCTTATATTTTTTTACAGTGGGAGTACTTGCGAAGGTACCCCGATCTCTACAACATTCAAGCATATACTGAACCAGCTTCAACAGTGCCTTCCTTCTCTAGAGCTACTATTGGTGCTTCTTTAATCAATTATATGGAGATTCAGACTCAAGTGACATCTATGGAGCCCCAGTCTCTGCAAAGTGCCCATGTCGCTATGTGGAGATGGAGCATGAGGTCGTGAGAGCTCAGTCGCTTAATCTGGACGATCGTGGCAGTGTCCCGACCGTAGCTGTTGGGCTTCCATGTGGTGCAGTAGCCGGCCAGGGGCATAGGAATAGGATAGTAACATGGCCGACACACAGACTGTGCAATGTGAAACAACACGAAGAAGATGAAAGGAGACATCAATTCACGAGGAAAAAGAGGGCATGCACTGTCACCGTCCTCTCGTGGTAGAAAAAAGATGGCAAGTGAGCCTGCCTGCTCAATGGGGATTAACGGATACAACAAGGACGATGCATGCTCCGCCGTGTCCAGTGTCCACCCACGGTTCACAGGTTCACACGCACCTGGACAATGGGAAGGGAGATGCGGTCGACGCAACTGGCGACGACGGACTGGGCCTGCCGAGTGGAGAAGCAGAGGCCTGTCGTCCATTGGCTCTGCACAATGGACAGAGAAAATAATAGAGTTCGGGCATTGCCCCTAAAAAAAAGAGTTCGGGCATTGGCTCTGCAAAACAACTTGTGCTCGAAGTTGGCACTTTTGCTTCCGTACACCCCTTCTTCTAAACACAAGGACGGCTTAGATTAGCCCATACCTTTTCATAATAGAGAGCATGATGGTCATATTTTCTTATACATTTTTCTTTTAGATAAATATTTTCGCTATATACTGTATTTTACTAAAAGGCAAACACACACCCTCACTGATGGGCCGGTCCATCTACCTTTATCTTATTGATTTTGAAACCGCAAAAAAGGCTAGCTCACGATGGATCGAGCGACCGACCTCAAGGTTTGAGGTACTGTGGGCACCCCACCATCCAATCAGATCTGCTATTTTAAAACCTTTCCATCTTTTATCTGTTCCTTTTTTCCCTTTTCCTTTGTTTTTAttttgttttcatttttcttttttctttgttCTTTTATCTCTTTCCTTTTTtccattttccatttttttgttttcctttttccttttcccttttccccttttccttttttgttttctgtttttttctacTTCCTGGTTTGATgaattttttcaaattcatgaacttttccTTCAAATTGATGAATTATTTTATtcaatttgatgaacttttttgaaattcgATGAACTTTCTTCAAATCATTTTACTGTTCTCAAATTTGTGGATATTTTAAAAAAAGCCATGAACTCCttttttaaattcatgattttttatAATCTGTGACCATTTTTGAATTCATGatttctttttcttgttttttatatttttttcatttttctaaATACGATCGAGCGAACCCAGGGAAAAAATGCAATCTTGCATCTACATGGGCAGGCCCATCATGCCAGGGAGCTTCCCTGGCACAAGCTCATGCTATACATGGAGTATCGTCACACAAACTGAAGCGCACACCACTCCGTCCTGGGCCTAGCCCATTGCTCTTTCCTTTTGTTTTAACCTTCGAAAAATAGGTGCATTAAGTAGGATTCAAACTCCGAACTTCTTGATTAGTTCCACCCGCTATAACCAACTAGGGCAGCTCACTTGTTATGCCTAATTACTTCTTTTATTCTTCTTGTTATGCATCTTCTTAGTCTGGTTTTCTTCTCTCTTTCTTCTCTTTATTTTGGCCTTTTTTTCTTTGGTTTTATAagtttttttctttatttcttcttctttttatcTTCTCAGTCTGGTTTTCTTTATTTCTTCTTCTCGGTCTGGTTTTCTTCTCCTTTTTATCCTACCCGAATACCCTTCGTTGAACATGGTCTAGTTTTGGACATTCTTGAAAGGAACCGAACTGTTGTAAGAAGGTGGGCATGCCCATGATAGGAATCCATGCCATATTTGAACAATTTCTGACGCTGTATCCATGTTGCGACACGTCCAGCCATTTATCGGCCTTTTGTCACCATGAAACTTATTGAAAACCCTTCGTTCAACATGGTCTATTTTTGGACATCCTTGAAATGACCTCATCTTTTGCAAGCAGTTCGACATGCCCATGGTAGGCACTCATGCCATGTTTGAATGATTTTCCACACTATATGCAAGTTGCGACACGTCTAGCCATTTATCGGTCTTTTTTCACAAGAAAACTCTATAAAATGCAAAACTCGTCGAAAAACAAAAGACTTGGCATGGTGCCTTGAATTGGTCATATAAGGCCCACTAGTAGAAAGACGACTTTCAGTACCGGTTCGTaaggacctttagtaccggttctggaaccggcactaaagagtggggactaaaggtccccccctttagtcccggttcaacacgaaccgggaccaaaggcccaccacgtggcacgaggcGCGTCGTGGtctgggggacctttagtaccggttcttttCTGATTTATTTTTGAAATAAAGCAAAAACAGCCCGTCTACTGGGGCGGCACGgccctgcatacgactagaaacccaacctctagttgggccaggatgcaggcccgtacggcccagtaggccccacagggcagaaGACTTGCAATAGGCCCACAAAGGCCTGCTTAGAGAGGAGCTCGACATGGTAGCCGTGGcggggcttataaaccggtgcgagctcctctcaactagcgaggtgggactaaacattgtgcactgcgggtggcagcgcaccacctttaataccggttggtggctccaaccggtactaagggggggggtctttagtaccggttggagccaccaacccgtactaaaggccgccacctttagtaccggttggtggctccaaccagtactaaaggggggggggtctttagtaccggttggagccaccaacccgtactaaaggccaccacctctttagtaccggttcgtggcatgaaccggtactaaaattttgccacgaaccggtactaatgagcgCCATCTGCTTAGTCGTTGAAACCGGCACTATTGATCatattagtgccggctcaaatacaaaccggaaTTAATGAGCTAAACATTTgaccatttttctactagtggccAGGAAAAAAATTGGAGTCATTTCAAGGATGTCGAGAAACAACGTGCTCCCAGAACGAGCCTTCTGGCCTACCCGAACACCATGATGTTTGCTTGAACTACATTGGTATTTTcctaaagaggaagggatgatgcagcacagcaacGGTGgctatttccctcagtgatgagaccaaggttatcgaactagtaggagaaccacgcaacactacgtgaacgacacctgcacacaaatcgcaaatactcgcaacccgacatattaaaggggttgtcaatccctttcgggtaacggcgacATAAATTGGCAAATGAATGTGAGAAAGTTGTAATAAATTGATAGATAGAtcgccaaataaaataaagtgcagcaaggtatttttgtatttttggtttaatagatccgaaaataaaagcaaagaaaaatagattgcgaaggcaaatataataaataagagacccggggggcgtaggtttcactagtggcttctctcgagaaaaatagcaaacggtgggtaaacgaattagagagaattccttatttgacactacCTTAAAATGTGGTTCCCTATTTGGCCCTGAAGAAATTTTTCTTCCCTGTTTGACATCTGCTCTAAATTTCTTTCCCAATATGACACTCTAGTGCATTTTGTTCACTAACGGTGTTAAAGACATACATGAAAAGACCCTTTTACCCCTTGTGCATAAGGTGACCAAAAATCTATACATGACAATATCTACAGTTATGTTACACTAGTCATCAACCCGTACACCTGCACAGCCTAGCTATTTTGAGGAACACGTGGATGTTAAGAATATATATGAAATAGTTTTTAAAACTTTGTAAACTTTTTCAAGAAAATTGAATATCAGGAGATAAGCTCAACATAGGAAACTTGTTACTTGAGCTGAATGTGGCAAATCTTCAGTTCTGCACTACAAGTTACTTGTTTTGTCAAGTGTGCATAAGAGATTATCAGAGAAAGTGCATGAAAAAAAGATAAAGTGAAAGTTAAATAAATCCGAAGGCTATGTATGTTACTTCTCATAGCTTCCATGGCCAGCCCAGAAATATAGAGATATGAAATCCCGTCTACAAGCTCCGTAGCGGGTATTTGTATACGTGCATGTACATAGTAGAACTCAATTATATTTAACACGCCACGGCCACCCCAGACTATATTGGTGCATGCATGCATCTATAATACCTAATAGTTCATCCCCACTAAACTAATTCTCTTGACATGCAAGCTATCCAACTCACCAATCCTGCCACATAAGCAACTTTTAACATGCATAATGCCCTCAGCCATCCATGTCATCATTTGTTTTTGGTGTTTTTTTTTCTGAAAAGAAATGGAGCTCCGGGTGGAGCACTACGGCCCTGCCATCTCTCTGGGTAATAACTCCAGCGCCAGTTGATTTTCCATCACTAAATCTCCTACGTCGCTTCCACTTCGTCTTGTCCACCGAATAGATGCAAGGATGGAGTTGCTCTCCCTTTTGCAATTAATTTTTCCCTATTTTTTCTGTGCTCAGTGTCTTCTGTTCCCCTCCCCTCCCATCCAGTGCAAGACGTCGTGCCTCTATTTAATCCCCTCCCCGTCATCTCCTCTGCCCCCTTTCTTCTCTTCCTTG belongs to Triticum urartu cultivar G1812 chromosome 7, Tu2.1, whole genome shotgun sequence and includes:
- the LOC125521617 gene encoding AAA-ATPase At3g50940-like, whose product is MESLPLTVLDTCKKALGTAASVAGYVMLARGMARDILPPELRAALGRAAAYVRARLGASDKERHALVIRRDFDSGYSENELFDAARKYLTTKISPRTTPCLGLGLFPVEPDRSSSSWSTLLCLEHDGSTSDHFDGVDVVWKYVRAGRGEDGTTGEYFKLSFDAKDADTVSERYVPFVMSTAEQLRMRARALKISKNDGASWQHGINYHHPATFATLAMDPSLKQAVMDDLDRFLKRKEYYLRIGKPWKRGYLLYGPPGTGKSSLVAAMANYLRFNLYDLDLSVVPDNSALQMLLINMRNKSILVIEDIDCCFDAKKSREEEGSRNMPEPAADPDNTPRRQRAQRKQNTVTLSGLLNFIDGLWSTSGEERIIIFTTNYKERLDQALLRPGRMDMHVEMGYCRWEAFRTLARNYHLVDDHPLFPEIQQLLKAVDVTPAEVSEMLLRKEDAGQALQVLKQFLEGKKTNAKKEAPEMKNEEADKAM